AGATATGATCATTTTATCGATTGGCGTTCGTCCAGAAAATGAGCTTGCTGTAAATGCAGGACTAGATGTCGGTGAACGTGGTGGAATTATTGTAAATGACTTTTTACAAACAAGCGATCCACACATTTACGCGATTGGTGATGCCATTGAAGTGAAAGATTATATCAACGGCAAACCGACAATGATTCCATTAGCTTGGCCAGCGAATCGCCAAGGGCGTCTAGTTGCTGGGAACATTTATGGGAAAGGTGAAAAATATAACGGAACATTAGGAACATCGATTGCAAAAGTGTTTGATTATGCAGTTTCTGCAACGGGAAACAACGAAAAAACATTACAACGTCTTGGCATTCCATATGAAGTGATTCATATTCACCCAGGCTCTCATGCAGGGTACTATCCAGGTGCTTCAGCGATTGCGTTAAAACTTGTTTTTGATAAAGAATCAGGAAAGATTTATGGCGCACAAGCTGTCGGAAAAACTGGGGTAGATAAGCGAATTGATGTCATTGCGACTGCGATTAAAGGTGGCTTAACAGTAGAAGACTTACCGGATTTAGAACTCGCTTATGCACCACCGTATTCTTCAGCGAAAGATCCAGTAAATATGGCAGGGTATGTTGCGACAAATGTGATGGATGATGTACTTGAAACGGTGCAATGGAACGAAATTGATGAGTTGATTGAAAAAGGTGAAACGGTTATTGATGTGCGTACGCCAATCGAGGTTGAAGCAGGATATATTGAAGGCGCAAAAAATATTCCACTTGATGACTTACGTGATCGATTAAATGAGTTACCGAAGGATCAAACCGTTTATGTCTATTGTCAAGTCGGTTTGAGAGGTTACTTGGCGACTCGAGTTTTACAAGAAAACGGTTATCACGTGAAAAATTTAGATGGTGGTTGGAAAACGTATTCTGCCGTGTATCGAAAAAACGAAGTGCTATCCGATTCTATCAATGATAATGGTGTAAATACTGAAAGTGAAGAAAGTGCAGTAAATAAGAATGCGGAAAATGATTTAACTCCAGATCATTCTATTGACGTTACTGGCATACAATGCCCTGGTCCCCTGATGAATGTGAATAAGACGGTAAAAGAATTATCAAGCGGCCAAGTCTTAGAAGTTACCGCGACAGATTCGAACTTCACAAGAGATGTATCATCATGGTGTGAAAAGAATGGTCATGTCATTCTTAAAGAAAGCAGTACTCAAGAGTACAATACGGTTTTCATCCAAA
The Bacillus shivajii DNA segment above includes these coding regions:
- a CDS encoding CoA-disulfide reductase → MSKKIVIVGGVAGGATAAARLRRLDEKSQIVMFEKGEYISFANCGLPYYIGETIQDREKLLVQTVEGMSKKFNMDIRNLSEVTAIDREKKTVTIRKVDTGETYKESYDELVLSPGARPIVPPIPGLNETKAAFTLRNVPDTDRIKGYVDEENPKRAVVVGGGFIGLEMAENLYDRGVEVTVVEMGNQVMAPLDYEMASIIHRHLEDKGVNLILEDGVAAFENEGKKVITQSGQEIDTDMIILSIGVRPENELAVNAGLDVGERGGIIVNDFLQTSDPHIYAIGDAIEVKDYINGKPTMIPLAWPANRQGRLVAGNIYGKGEKYNGTLGTSIAKVFDYAVSATGNNEKTLQRLGIPYEVIHIHPGSHAGYYPGASAIALKLVFDKESGKIYGAQAVGKTGVDKRIDVIATAIKGGLTVEDLPDLELAYAPPYSSAKDPVNMAGYVATNVMDDVLETVQWNEIDELIEKGETVIDVRTPIEVEAGYIEGAKNIPLDDLRDRLNELPKDQTVYVYCQVGLRGYLATRVLQENGYHVKNLDGGWKTYSAVYRKNEVLSDSINDNGVNTESEESAVNKNAENDLTPDHSIDVTGIQCPGPLMNVNKTVKELSSGQVLEVTATDSNFTRDVSSWCEKNGHVILKESSTQEYNTVFIQKG